From a single Flavobacterium sp. genomic region:
- a CDS encoding pseudouridine synthase, whose translation MSRQGNDKSRPGSARQGGYKKDSNSRGNAPIRKAPSKFATKPEAAKPEAPKAPKSPKRPSNPDEIRLNRYISNSGMCSRRDADIYIQSGNVKVNGEVITEMGHRVKLTDVVQFDGVNITPEKKEYILLNKPKNFSTAGDDSQGSANVLDLVRNATKANLMPVGRMDKTTTGLLLFTNDTEIVQKFTVPNQRSSKVYQVSLDKNLKFEDLEKIQKGLMIDDHKVFVEEITYIEDQPKSEIGIKMKTSNVKVVRKIFEHLKYDVLKVDRVTFAGLTKKNLPRGDWRFLTEQEIINLKNA comes from the coding sequence ATGTCACGTCAAGGGAATGATAAAAGCCGTCCGGGTTCAGCAAGACAAGGAGGCTACAAGAAAGATAGCAATTCAAGAGGAAATGCTCCAATTCGTAAAGCACCTTCTAAATTTGCAACCAAACCAGAAGCGGCCAAACCAGAAGCTCCTAAAGCTCCAAAATCACCAAAAAGACCTTCTAATCCAGATGAAATTCGTCTAAATCGTTATATTTCTAATTCGGGAATGTGTAGTCGTAGAGATGCGGATATTTACATTCAAAGTGGTAATGTAAAAGTAAATGGTGAGGTTATTACCGAAATGGGTCACCGTGTTAAATTAACCGATGTGGTTCAGTTTGATGGAGTAAATATTACACCAGAAAAGAAAGAATATATCTTATTAAACAAACCTAAAAATTTCTCAACTGCTGGCGATGACTCTCAAGGTTCTGCAAATGTGTTGGATTTAGTCCGAAACGCAACTAAAGCTAATTTAATGCCTGTAGGAAGAATGGATAAGACTACGACCGGTTTGTTGTTGTTTACCAATGATACTGAAATCGTTCAAAAATTTACAGTTCCTAATCAGCGTTCGTCTAAAGTTTATCAAGTTTCGTTAGATAAAAATTTAAAATTTGAAGATTTAGAAAAAATCCAAAAAGGATTAATGATTGACGATCACAAAGTATTTGTAGAAGAAATTACTTATATCGAAGATCAACCGAAAAGTGAAATCGGAATCAAAATGAAAACATCTAACGTAAAAGTAGTTCGTAAAATTTTCGAACACTTAAAATACGATGTTTTAAAAGTAGACCGCGTAACTTTTGCTGGTTTAACTAAGAAAAACTTACCAAGAGGTGATTGGAGATTCTTAACGGAACAAGAAATCATCAACCTTAAAAATGCTTAA
- a CDS encoding nuclear transport factor 2 family protein yields the protein MPNQLQQIAIKWFDAFNTKNLEKLLELYDDEAQHFSPKLKIRQPETNGLIIGKEAMRVWWQDAFDRLPTLHYKVTSLTANTDRVFMEYTRQVAGEADMLVAEVLEIKEGKIVFSRVYHG from the coding sequence ATGCCAAATCAACTACAACAAATCGCCATTAAATGGTTTGATGCTTTTAATACGAAAAACTTAGAGAAGTTACTAGAATTATACGACGACGAAGCCCAACATTTCAGTCCGAAATTAAAAATTCGTCAGCCTGAAACTAATGGTTTAATCATTGGAAAAGAAGCGATGCGCGTTTGGTGGCAAGATGCTTTTGATAGATTACCAACCTTACATTACAAAGTAACTTCATTAACCGCCAACACCGACAGAGTTTTTATGGAATACACACGTCAAGTAGCAGGTGAAGCTGATATGTTAGTGGCTGAGGTTTTGGAAATTAAAGAAGGGAAGATTGTGTTTTCTAGGGTTTATCATGGGTAA
- the dusB gene encoding tRNA dihydrouridine synthase DusB, whose translation MPKIGNIILPDFPLLLAPMEDVSDPPFRRLCKLHGADLMYSEFISSEGLIRDAMKSKQKLDIFDYERPVGIQIFGGDEEAMEMSSRIVDAVQPDLVDINFGCPVKKVVCKGAGAGVLKDVDLMVRLTKAVIKGTSLPVTVKTRLGWDENSINIDEVAERLQDIGVQALTVHARTRAQMYKGHSDWSHIQRIKENPRITMPIFGNGDIDSPEKALEYKNKYGLDGMMIGRAAIGYPWIFNEIKHYFATGEKLAPPSMNDRIEAARNHLIWSIEWKGERLGINEMRRHYTNYFKGIHGFKEYKQKLVTTDGINQLLDVFTEIEQVYADYVFEG comes from the coding sequence ATGCCCAAAATAGGCAACATCATTTTACCCGACTTCCCTCTATTATTAGCTCCCATGGAAGACGTGAGTGATCCACCATTTCGTCGTTTATGCAAATTACATGGTGCTGATTTAATGTATTCTGAATTTATTTCTTCGGAAGGATTAATTCGTGATGCTATGAAAAGCAAACAAAAACTAGATATTTTTGATTACGAGCGCCCCGTAGGAATTCAAATTTTTGGCGGTGACGAAGAAGCTATGGAAATGTCGTCAAGAATTGTGGATGCTGTTCAACCTGATTTGGTAGACATCAATTTTGGTTGTCCTGTAAAAAAAGTGGTTTGTAAAGGTGCTGGAGCAGGCGTTTTAAAAGATGTAGATTTAATGGTGCGATTAACAAAAGCGGTTATTAAAGGCACTAGTTTGCCTGTTACCGTGAAAACGCGCTTAGGCTGGGATGAAAACTCTATAAATATTGATGAAGTTGCCGAACGTTTGCAAGACATTGGCGTGCAAGCCTTAACGGTTCACGCTAGAACACGTGCTCAAATGTACAAAGGACATTCGGATTGGAGTCATATTCAAAGAATTAAAGAAAACCCTAGAATTACGATGCCGATTTTTGGAAATGGCGATATTGATTCACCTGAAAAAGCATTGGAATACAAAAATAAATACGGTTTAGACGGGATGATGATTGGTCGTGCAGCGATTGGCTATCCTTGGATTTTTAACGAAATTAAACATTATTTCGCCACAGGAGAAAAATTAGCACCACCAAGCATGAATGACCGAATTGAAGCGGCAAGAAATCACCTAATTTGGAGTATCGAATGGAAAGGAGAACGTTTAGGCATCAACGAAATGCGTCGTCATTATACCAATTATTTCAAAGGCATTCACGGTTTTAAAGAATACAAACAAAAATTGGTAACCACAGATGGGATTAATCAATTATTAGATGTATTTACTGAGATTGAGCAAGTGTATGCGGATTATGTTTTTGAGGGGTAG
- the lepA gene encoding translation elongation factor 4, which translates to MKKIRNFCIIAHIDHGKSTLADRLLGATQTVTAREEKAQLLDNMDLERERGITIKSHAIQMEYTYKGEDYILNLIDTPGHVDFSYEVSRSIAACEGALLIVDAAQSIQAQTISNLYLALENDLEIIPVLNKVDLPSANPEEVSDDIIDLLGCKLEDIIHASGKTGFGVENILAAIIEKIPAPKGDKDEPLQALIFDSHYNPFRGIEVIFRVINGEIRKGQKIKFMATGNEYFADEVGTLKLNQVPKSVISTGDVGYLVSGIKEAKEVKVGDTITDAKTPTTNMITGFEDVKPMVFAGIYPVDTEDYEDLRASMEKLQLNDASLVFAAESSAALGFGFRCGFLGMLHMEIIQERLEREFDMTVITTVPNVSYHAYTKKEPDTILIVNNPSDLPEPSKLDRIEEPYIKATIITKSDFVGNVMSLCIEKRGLITNQTYLTTERVELNFDMPLAEIVFDFYDRLKTVSKGYASFDYHPIGMRESKLVRLDVLLNAQPVDALSALIHESNAYHIGKKMCEKLKELIPRQQFDIPIQAAIGAKVIARETIKALRKDVTAKCYGGDISRKRKLLEKQKKGKKRMRQVGNVEIPQEAFMAVLKLND; encoded by the coding sequence ATGAAGAAAATAAGAAATTTTTGCATTATTGCGCACATTGACCATGGTAAGAGTACTTTGGCGGATCGTTTATTAGGTGCTACGCAAACGGTTACAGCTCGTGAAGAAAAAGCACAATTACTAGATAATATGGATTTGGAACGTGAACGTGGTATTACCATTAAAAGTCACGCAATCCAAATGGAGTACACTTATAAAGGGGAAGATTATATTTTAAATTTAATTGACACTCCAGGTCACGTGGATTTTTCTTACGAAGTTTCGCGTTCAATTGCAGCTTGTGAAGGGGCATTATTAATTGTTGATGCGGCTCAGAGTATTCAGGCACAAACAATTTCTAATTTGTATTTGGCTTTAGAAAATGATTTGGAAATTATTCCTGTTTTAAATAAAGTTGATTTACCTAGTGCAAATCCAGAAGAAGTTAGTGATGACATTATTGATTTGCTTGGTTGTAAATTAGAAGATATTATTCACGCTTCTGGTAAAACAGGTTTTGGTGTTGAAAATATTTTAGCAGCTATTATCGAAAAAATTCCTGCTCCTAAAGGTGATAAAGATGAGCCATTACAAGCTTTGATTTTTGATTCACATTATAATCCGTTTAGAGGAATAGAAGTTATTTTCCGTGTTATTAATGGAGAAATTAGAAAAGGGCAAAAGATTAAATTCATGGCTACTGGCAATGAGTATTTTGCGGATGAAGTAGGTACGTTGAAATTAAATCAAGTGCCGAAAAGTGTTATTTCTACAGGGGATGTTGGGTATTTAGTTTCTGGAATAAAAGAAGCAAAAGAGGTAAAAGTAGGGGATACTATTACAGATGCAAAAACGCCAACTACCAATATGATTACTGGTTTTGAAGATGTAAAACCAATGGTATTTGCCGGAATCTACCCTGTTGATACAGAAGATTATGAAGATTTACGCGCTTCAATGGAAAAACTTCAGCTAAATGATGCTTCTTTAGTGTTTGCTGCGGAGAGTTCGGCGGCATTAGGATTTGGTTTCCGTTGTGGATTCTTAGGAATGTTACACATGGAAATTATCCAAGAGCGTTTAGAACGTGAGTTTGATATGACCGTTATTACTACTGTTCCTAACGTTTCGTATCATGCCTACACTAAAAAAGAACCGGATACTATTTTAATTGTAAATAATCCTTCTGATTTACCTGAGCCATCAAAGTTAGATAGAATAGAAGAACCATATATCAAAGCAACTATCATCACAAAATCTGATTTTGTTGGTAATGTTATGAGTTTGTGTATTGAAAAACGTGGTTTAATTACCAATCAAACGTATTTAACAACAGAACGTGTAGAATTAAATTTCGATATGCCGTTAGCGGAAATTGTGTTTGATTTTTATGATCGTTTAAAAACAGTTTCTAAAGGATATGCTTCTTTTGATTATCACCCAATAGGAATGCGTGAATCAAAATTAGTTCGTTTAGATGTCTTGCTAAATGCACAACCTGTTGATGCTCTTTCGGCGTTAATTCACGAAAGTAATGCTTATCATATTGGTAAAAAAATGTGTGAGAAATTAAAAGAATTAATCCCAAGACAACAGTTTGATATTCCAATTCAAGCAGCTATTGGTGCAAAAGTAATTGCTCGTGAAACTATTAAAGCATTACGTAAAGACGTAACTGCAAAATGTTATGGTGGAGATATTTCGCGTAAACGTAAATTATTGGAAAAACAGAAAAAAGGTAAAAAACGTATGCGTCAGGTTGGAAACGTAGAAATTCCTCAAGAAGCATTTATGGCGGTTTTGAAACTGAACGATTAA
- a CDS encoding choice-of-anchor L domain-containing protein, protein MFSQAITVDNTTNSPAQLVDLLLGNSCVEVSNILVSSTQAVAYFNQNGSSFPISEGIIIRNGVATFTQGPYTGLNLSSSVTNSGDAFLQNLSNNNGGSSPIVNAEFLEFDFIPLSNSFSFNFLFASNEYGFYQCEFSDVFAFVLTDLSSGVSNNLAVIPGSSTPVSVTTIRNSSNNDPLSPNNNCASINPSFFGTYNVGNPASALNMRGQTVVINASSAVVPNTPYRIRLAIGDYANSGFDSAVFIAAGSFTTTLDLGSDQIICTGDTVQLNTSLDNTFTYTWFENGSPIPGETNSAYTVTHAGTYSVEAVKGTCLITDTIVFTDLLVNNPQDLLTCNTGTASYNFNLTTNDEVALGIDSTIYDVFYYESPADITANNPIPNGTLTTFPSPGSQTIYVKIFNTITNNFCDAVYPFDLVVTSPVIVTQPNPISVCEGQLTTNYAFVASTNSEVLNGQSASNYSITYYNSIAEATSGANPITSVSIPNGTTTITVGIRMQDVSNPNCFAVTSVTITVNPLPIVDDIPDPLECSQFTLPAIVNGTYYVLPGGPTTPGQVQLTAGDIIDSSGTYYIFAGPDVNGCTNESSFNAYFIDEYEPNLDHCGTFRVPSSPFNIGNFYTQPGGPMGTGVVVPAGTEYVNTSAVSFTETLYYYAEVDGLFCRDEQFIFFIHPLPLIDDPADVVTCDSYVLPALVNGNYFSQSGGTGVPLFAGDVISVNGPNFPGTYYVYNQLAHTTSAGIPGNCSLENPFQVDLVDTTVFTSVSDCGVYSLPAVPFGDYFTAPNGGGTPITALNITSSQVVYYYANTTTQPNCTSNLNYNITIHSLPLVDSITSDVYCGEFVLPVLTNGTYYTLSGGPTVIGQTQLNPGDIIDLTGVRLVPGTYYIYNGLDVNGCFNESSFTITLNPFPLVDGVLSETKCLPYSIPAPVNGAVYTETGGPSGTGVLVSASDVFDYTETFYLYNINSSTGCEINLPFTITYNGINLPDYPNVNVCEFENYQLPALTHVAPTPFNYTIGYFYDPNGLNPVPPGTVFNTPNTTTTIYVYAVNGDRIICMQEDSFDVIVSETPNLSALSLVFDNEECGAYVLPTLPTTAFNIGYYSQSGGNPADLITNLNITTPGTYTYYVHASAVGNPNCNDEISFTFTVHPLLDITIAGGIICVDSQTGDVLRTFTMRSGLNPIFFTVNWYLNGALMGSGPNYTASQAGVYTVEFIKLTPDVGTNCNYNTTTVTIVQSGPAVADFTVSTPFENNTFITVDLTGGYGDYLYQLVYPNGNVTEYQSSNVFSNLPTAEYYINIYDILGGCSPTRIGPIYIINYPNYFTPNDDGVNENWNIWDLNHQPDAVISIFDRYGKFLKQMSPASSGWNGMYNGEKLPATDYWFTVEYLPQNSTNKQIFKAHFSLIR, encoded by the coding sequence TTGTTTTCACAAGCTATAACAGTTGATAACACCACAAATTCACCTGCTCAATTAGTTGATTTGTTGTTGGGAAATTCATGTGTTGAAGTCTCTAATATTTTAGTTTCATCTACGCAAGCAGTGGCCTATTTCAATCAGAACGGTTCATCTTTTCCTATTTCAGAAGGAATAATTATTAGAAATGGAGTGGCTACTTTTACACAAGGTCCTTATACTGGTCTTAATTTGAGTAGTTCTGTAACCAATTCAGGCGATGCTTTTTTGCAAAATTTGAGTAATAATAACGGTGGTTCAAGCCCAATTGTTAATGCAGAGTTTTTAGAGTTTGACTTTATTCCACTTTCAAATAGTTTTAGTTTTAATTTCTTATTTGCTTCAAACGAATATGGTTTTTATCAATGTGAATTTAGTGATGTTTTCGCTTTTGTATTAACTGATTTGTCTTCGGGTGTTTCAAATAATTTAGCTGTTATTCCGGGGTCAAGTACTCCTGTTTCTGTTACTACAATTAGGAATAGTAGTAATAACGATCCTTTAAGTCCAAATAATAATTGTGCTTCTATAAATCCTAGTTTTTTTGGTACATATAATGTTGGTAATCCTGCTTCGGCGTTAAATATGCGAGGACAAACGGTGGTTATAAATGCCTCTTCTGCAGTTGTACCAAATACACCTTATAGAATTCGATTAGCAATTGGTGATTATGCAAATTCAGGTTTTGATTCCGCTGTTTTTATTGCAGCAGGAAGTTTTACAACTACATTGGATTTGGGCTCAGATCAGATTATTTGTACTGGGGATACGGTTCAATTAAATACAAGTTTAGACAATACATTTACATATACTTGGTTCGAAAATGGCAGTCCAATCCCTGGTGAAACAAATTCTGCTTATACGGTAACTCATGCAGGTACGTATTCAGTTGAAGCTGTTAAGGGAACTTGTTTGATTACAGATACTATTGTTTTTACAGACTTATTAGTGAATAATCCTCAGGATTTACTGACTTGTAATACTGGTACAGCTTCTTATAATTTCAATTTGACTACTAACGATGAAGTTGCTTTAGGGATAGATTCAACGATTTATGATGTGTTTTATTATGAATCTCCTGCTGATATTACAGCGAATAATCCAATTCCAAATGGAACTTTAACTACTTTTCCAAGTCCTGGAAGTCAAACTATCTACGTTAAAATATTTAACACTATTACTAATAATTTTTGTGATGCAGTGTATCCATTTGATTTAGTAGTAACGAGTCCTGTGATAGTAACACAGCCTAATCCAATTTCAGTTTGTGAGGGTCAATTAACTACAAACTATGCATTTGTAGCTTCAACAAATAGTGAAGTTTTAAACGGACAATCTGCAAGTAATTATAGTATCACATATTATAATTCAATCGCTGAAGCTACTAGTGGAGCTAATCCAATAACTTCAGTTTCCATACCTAATGGAACCACAACAATAACAGTGGGTATCCGCATGCAAGATGTTTCAAATCCTAATTGTTTTGCTGTTACTTCTGTAACAATTACAGTTAATCCGTTGCCAATAGTTGATGATATTCCAGATCCTTTAGAGTGTAGTCAATTTACTTTGCCGGCTATTGTTAATGGAACATATTATGTTTTACCGGGAGGACCAACAACTCCTGGACAAGTGCAATTAACCGCCGGAGATATTATCGATTCAAGCGGAACGTACTATATTTTTGCAGGTCCAGATGTAAATGGATGTACAAACGAAAGTTCCTTTAATGCTTATTTTATAGATGAATATGAGCCTAATTTAGATCATTGTGGAACGTTTAGAGTGCCTTCATCACCATTTAATATAGGGAATTTTTATACACAACCGGGTGGTCCTATGGGTACTGGAGTTGTTGTGCCTGCAGGAACTGAATATGTAAATACTTCTGCAGTTAGTTTTACAGAAACCTTGTACTATTACGCTGAAGTTGACGGTCTTTTTTGTAGAGATGAACAATTTATATTTTTTATACATCCATTACCATTAATTGATGATCCTGCAGATGTTGTTACTTGTGATAGTTATGTTTTACCTGCTTTGGTAAATGGAAATTATTTCTCACAATCGGGTGGTACAGGAGTTCCATTATTTGCGGGAGATGTTATAAGTGTCAATGGCCCTAATTTCCCAGGAACTTACTATGTTTATAACCAGTTAGCTCATACTACCAGTGCGGGAATACCAGGTAATTGTTCTTTAGAAAATCCATTTCAAGTAGACTTAGTTGATACAACAGTGTTTACATCGGTTTCAGATTGTGGTGTTTATTCGCTACCAGCGGTTCCGTTTGGGGATTATTTTACTGCGCCAAATGGTGGAGGTACTCCAATTACAGCTTTGAATATTACATCTTCACAAGTAGTTTATTATTATGCAAATACTACTACGCAGCCCAATTGTACTTCTAATTTGAATTACAATATCACAATTCATTCGTTACCACTTGTAGATTCAATAACAAGTGATGTTTATTGTGGCGAGTTTGTTTTACCAGTTCTTACGAATGGAACGTATTATACATTATCTGGCGGACCAACAGTTATAGGACAAACTCAATTGAATCCAGGAGATATTATTGATTTAACAGGAGTCCGTTTAGTACCTGGAACCTATTATATTTATAATGGTTTGGATGTAAATGGTTGCTTTAATGAGTCTAGTTTTACTATAACTTTAAATCCGTTCCCTCTTGTTGATGGAGTTCTAAGTGAAACTAAATGTTTGCCATATTCAATTCCGGCACCAGTTAATGGAGCTGTTTATACTGAAACAGGAGGCCCTTCGGGTACTGGAGTCTTGGTTTCTGCTTCGGATGTATTTGATTACACGGAAACGTTCTATTTATATAATATTAATTCTTCTACTGGTTGCGAAATCAATCTTCCATTTACAATTACTTATAATGGAATTAATTTGCCAGATTATCCAAATGTGAATGTTTGTGAATTTGAAAATTATCAGTTACCTGCATTAACGCATGTAGCTCCTACACCATTTAACTATACGATAGGTTATTTTTACGACCCAAATGGGTTAAATCCAGTGCCGCCGGGAACGGTTTTCAATACGCCAAATACAACTACAACTATTTATGTGTATGCAGTAAATGGAGATAGAATTATCTGTATGCAAGAAGATAGTTTTGATGTTATAGTTTCTGAAACACCTAATTTGTCTGCTCTGAGTTTGGTGTTTGATAACGAGGAATGTGGGGCTTATGTTTTGCCAACGTTACCAACAACCGCTTTCAATATTGGTTATTATTCTCAATCTGGTGGAAATCCAGCCGATTTGATTACAAATTTAAATATAACCACTCCAGGCACTTATACGTATTATGTACATGCTTCAGCTGTTGGAAACCCAAATTGTAATGATGAAATTTCATTTACTTTTACCGTTCATCCTTTGCTAGATATTACTATTGCTGGCGGAATTATTTGTGTAGATTCACAAACAGGTGATGTATTAAGAACATTTACAATGCGTTCAGGTCTAAATCCAATCTTTTTTACTGTGAATTGGTATTTAAATGGAGCTTTAATGGGCAGCGGCCCCAATTATACAGCTTCGCAAGCAGGTGTCTATACCGTTGAATTTATTAAATTGACTCCAGATGTTGGTACTAATTGTAATTACAATACTACAACCGTAACTATAGTGCAATCAGGACCTGCTGTTGCAGATTTTACAGTTAGTACTCCGTTTGAAAACAATACTTTTATTACAGTTGATTTAACGGGCGGATATGGTGATTATCTTTATCAATTAGTTTATCCTAATGGAAATGTAACGGAATATCAATCGAGTAATGTGTTTTCAAATTTACCTACTGCTGAATATTATATAAATATTTACGATATTTTAGGAGGATGTAGCCCAACACGAATTGGACCAATTTATATTATCAATTATCCAAATTACTTCACGCCAAATGATGATGGGGTAAATGAAAATTGGAATATTTGGGATTTAAACCATCAACCAGATGCTGTTATTTCTATTTTTGATCGCTATGGTAAGTTTTTAAAACAAATGTCTCCTGCAAGTTCTGGTTGGAATGGAATGTATAATGGCGAAAAATTGCCAGCTACTGATTATTGGTTTACCGTGGAATATTTACCTCAAAATAGTACTAACAAACAAATTTTTAAAGCTCATTTTTCTTTAATCCGATAA
- a CDS encoding Y-family DNA polymerase — MYALVDCNNFYVSCERVFQPHLNDKPVVVLSNNDGCIISRSNEAKMAGIPMGAPEFKVRDLIKQHNIYVFSSNYALYGDLSHRVMKTLEHFAPNVEVYSIDEAFLNFSGQDIPDYHAYGLQIRKRIMKWLSIPTGIGVAPTKALSKIANRIAKKFHERTQGVYVIDSDEKRIKALKWTKIEDVWGIGFRLTKKMQAKGILTAYDFILPHNEWFVRKEMGVVGMRLKYELEGKSVLEMEEPKSKKNIAVTRSFEKDITDFDALKERVVTFASVCSEKLRKQNSCCYGVILYLSKDRFRANGAKYSFYRLQTLAFPSNSVFSISDLAVKMLKEVYEHGAIYKKAGVIVTEIIPANQKQFHLFDDENPKFQKLMEVMDAYHEKVGERKIKLASQDLKRTWKMKQNYLSKRYTTNFNELLEVRCK, encoded by the coding sequence ATGTATGCTTTAGTCGATTGTAATAACTTTTACGTTTCGTGTGAACGTGTTTTTCAGCCTCATTTAAACGATAAACCTGTTGTGGTGTTGTCTAATAATGATGGTTGTATAATATCACGCAGTAATGAAGCTAAAATGGCAGGAATTCCCATGGGTGCGCCTGAATTTAAAGTTCGCGACTTAATTAAACAGCATAATATATATGTCTTTTCTTCTAATTATGCACTGTATGGTGATTTGAGTCATCGCGTTATGAAAACGCTCGAACACTTTGCTCCTAATGTTGAGGTATATAGCATTGATGAAGCTTTTTTGAATTTTTCGGGTCAAGATATTCCTGATTATCATGCGTATGGTTTGCAAATCCGTAAGCGAATTATGAAATGGTTAAGTATTCCAACAGGGATTGGAGTGGCACCTACCAAAGCATTGTCTAAAATAGCAAATCGTATTGCTAAAAAATTTCATGAACGCACACAAGGTGTTTATGTAATCGATTCCGATGAGAAACGAATTAAGGCTCTGAAATGGACTAAAATTGAGGATGTTTGGGGGATTGGTTTTCGTTTAACGAAGAAAATGCAGGCGAAAGGAATTCTAACCGCATACGACTTTATTTTACCTCACAACGAATGGTTTGTTAGAAAAGAAATGGGAGTGGTAGGAATGCGTTTAAAATACGAATTAGAAGGCAAGTCTGTCTTGGAGATGGAGGAGCCAAAGAGCAAAAAAAATATTGCAGTGACGCGTAGTTTTGAAAAAGACATCACCGACTTTGATGCGCTCAAGGAACGTGTAGTAACTTTTGCAAGTGTTTGTTCTGAAAAATTGCGAAAACAAAATTCTTGCTGTTATGGTGTAATTTTATATTTGAGTAAAGATAGATTTCGTGCAAATGGCGCAAAATATAGCTTTTATCGTTTACAAACATTGGCTTTCCCAAGTAATTCGGTATTTTCGATTAGTGATTTAGCGGTAAAAATGCTGAAAGAAGTATATGAGCACGGAGCTATTTATAAAAAGGCAGGTGTAATTGTTACCGAAATCATCCCAGCCAATCAAAAACAGTTTCATTTATTTGATGATGAAAATCCAAAGTTTCAAAAACTAATGGAAGTGATGGATGCTTATCACGAGAAAGTAGGTGAACGTAAAATTAAGCTTGCCTCTCAAGATTTAAAACGTACTTGGAAGATGAAACAGAATTATTTATCAAAACGATATACTACTAACTTTAATGAATTACTAGAAGTGCGATGCAAGTAA
- a CDS encoding translesion error-prone DNA polymerase V autoproteolytic subunit has protein sequence MQVKPKITFFIPNLDTPIPISFISEGIKAGFPSPAADFEELKLSLDHLLIKNKEATFYAKASGTSMIGAGIDDGDILVIDRSLEPRNNAVAICFIDGEFTVKRIKKENGEVFLMPENPNYKPIKMEPENELVIWGIVTYAIKQMK, from the coding sequence ATGCAAGTAAAACCTAAAATAACATTTTTCATTCCTAATTTAGATACTCCAATTCCTATTTCTTTTATTTCAGAAGGAATTAAAGCAGGTTTTCCATCGCCAGCTGCCGATTTTGAAGAGTTGAAACTAAGTTTAGATCATTTGCTAATTAAAAATAAAGAAGCAACATTTTATGCCAAGGCCAGTGGAACTTCTATGATAGGAGCGGGTATTGACGATGGCGATATTTTAGTTATCGATAGAAGTTTAGAACCTCGAAATAATGCTGTCGCAATTTGTTTTATAGATGGTGAATTTACAGTGAAAAGGATAAAAAAAGAAAACGGGGAAGTGTTTTTAATGCCTGAAAATCCAAACTATAAACCCATAAAAATGGAACCTGAAAACGAATTGGTTATTTGGGGAATTGTAACCTACGCCATAAAACAAATGAAATAA